The genomic interval GATTCGTTTCCGGGGCGGCTTGCATTTTCTTAAACGAAGGAATTTGGCCATGGCTCGCATCATTGAAACGGCAACCGGCGCGGACGCGCTAACCTTTGACGACGTGCTGCTGCAGCCCGGCCACTCCGAGGTCATGCCCGGTCAGACGAATATTGCCACCCGCATCGCCCGCGACTTCGACCTCAACATCCCGATCCTCTCTTCGGCCATGGATACGGTCACCGAAAGCCGGCTGGCGATCGCCATGGCCCAGGCCGGCGGCCTCGGCGTCATCCACCGCAATCTGACGCCGATCGAACAGGCCGAAGAGGTCCGCCAGGTGAAGAAGTTCGAAAGCGGCATGGTCGTCAATCCCGTCACGATCGGCCCCGAGGCGAAGCTTGCCGAAGCGCTGGGCCTGATGAAATCGCATGGCATTTCGGGCATTCCCGTCGTCGAGAAGTCGGGCCGCCTTGTTGGCATCCTCACCAACCGCGACGTCCGCTTCGCCTCCGATCCGGAGCAGAAGATCCATGAGCTGATGACCAAGGACAATCTGGTCACCGTCAAGGAGAGCGTCGATCAGCAGGAAGCCAAGCGCCTGCTTCACTCGCATCGCATCGAGAAGCTGCTGGTCGTCGATGGGGAAGGTCGCTGCGTCGGTCTTATCACCGTCAAGGATATCGAGAAGTCGCAGCTGAACCCGAACGCGTCCAAGGATGCGCAGGGCAGGCTTCGAGCCGCGGCCGCCATCAGCGTCGGCGATGACGGCTTCGAGCGTGCCGAACGGCTGATCGAGGCCGGCGTCGACCTTCTGGTCGTCGATACCGCCCATGGCCATTCGCAGCGCGTTCTCGATGCCGTCACCCGGGTCAAGAAGCTTTCCAATTCGGTCAGGATCATGGCCGGCAACGTCGCCACCTATGACGGCACCAGGGCGCTGATCGACGCGGGCGCAGACGCCGTCAAGGTCGGCATCGGCCCGGGCTCGATCTGCACGACGCGCATCGTCGCTGGCGTCGGCGTTCCCCAGCTCGCCGCCATCATGTCGGCCGTTCAGGCCGCCCAGGATCAGGACGTGCCTGTGATCGCCGACGGCGGCATCAAATTCTCCGGTGACCTTGCCAAGGCGATCGCCGCCGGCGCTTCCGCCGTGATGATCGGCTCGCTGCTGGCCGGCACCGACGAGAGCCCGGGCGAGGTCTATCTCTATCAGGGCCGTTCCTTCAAGGCCTATCGCGGCATGGGTTCCGTCGGCGCCATGGCCCGCGGTTCGGCCGACCGCTATTTCCAGGCTGAGGTGCGTGACACGCTGAAGCTCGTGCCGGAAGGCATCGAGGGCCAGGTACCCTACAAGGGACCGGTCTCGGCCGTCGTCCACCAGCTTGCCGGCGGCCTCAAGGCGGCCATGGGTTATGTCGGCGGCAAGGACATCAAGGATTTCCAGGAGCGGGCGACGTTCGTGCGTATCTCCGGCGCCGGTCTTCGCGAAAGCCACGCCCATGACGTGACGATCACCCGTGAGAGCCCGAACTATCCGGGAGCCGGCCTCTAATCATGAAGGCGGGCAGCGCAATTTCCCTCTGGGTCGTCGCGCTGCTCGCAGCCCTCTGCCTGGCTGTGCTGGCTTGGACGACTTTCGGCTTCGTCGTACCCTTCAAGCACGAAACCGGGCAGGCCGTGCTCGACACCTATTTCGCAGGCTACGACGAATCTGCCGTTTTCCACATGCAGAAGTTGCTCGATGAGAACGAGACGGCGGCCAAGCTGCTCAGCGCCATGTATTTCGGGCCGGAGCTGATCTTTCCGGCATTGCTGACGGCGCTGCTGTTCCTTGTTTTCTTCAGGCTTGGCCCCGTCGGCTCCTGGTTCGGCCGGCCGCTTCATCCGCTCATAGCCAAGGCGATCTATCTGTTGCCTTTCATCTACGGCATCTCCGACTATGGTGAGAACATTTCCAGCCTGATCGCCTTTAGCGAAGGCACGTCCGCAGGTCTTGCAATGCACCTGCTGCCTTGGATGACGCGGTTGAAATTCGCAAGTCTCGCTATCTGCTTCATCGTCGCCACGCGGCTTGCCATTGCCCGTTGGCTGTCGACCGGCGAAGACCGAAGCTGGGAAGGTTGAAGTGCTCTTCGTCAATGCCGGTGGCGGCTCCATGTTGCCCCTCGGCGAAATCACCGAAGAGCAGTATGACGATACGTTCGATCGGAATGTGACGGGGGTTCTCTTTACGGTGCAGAAGGCCTTGCCACTGCTCTCGCCAGGATCATCGCTGGCATCCGCTTATCCTTTCCGCTAGTGCTGCCAACAGACAAAAGCGGAAAAGGAAGTGGCGATCATGACCGGATATGAAATCTTCTGGCCACTCCTCGCCCATGCGGCCCTGGTCTACGGTCTATACGCGCTTCTTAGCCTGAGGCGCGCGAAAATGATCCGCGCTGGAAAAATCGCTCGGTCGGAGTATCGAGAAAATCGCGCCGAGCCGGTCGAAAGCCTCGTGGTCAAGAACGCTCTCGCCAACCAGTTCGAACTGCCGGTGCTCTTCCACGTCTGTTGCATTCTCCTTTATATCACGCAGGCCGATAACATCATCACCGTCGGCCTTGCGTGGATCTTCGTCGCGCTGCGTTATGCTCACGCTGCGGTCCACGTCACCAGCAATGAAATGCGCTATCGCAGCCCGCTTTTTGCGGCAGGCTATCTTGTGCTCGCTACCATGTGGGTCTGGCTCGCTGTTTGGATGGCGATGGACTGAGTTGCGTCGATCGCAGCTGACCGAACGCGCGCTCCATGTCCTTGACGGTTGCGCCGCTTAACTCTGCTTTCCCGAGAGCAGGGCACAACTTTTCGAAGTCTTTTCAATGCCCGTCAATTACCACGATATGCTGTGAGGGCTTGAATTCACAGGCCTTTGCCGGTCGTTAAAATGCGAGCTTTTCCATTTACCGCTGATGAACTCCTGGAATGTCATATCCGCTCGATGCGCTGGCGGAAGACAGCCTCCGCGGCGAAACAATAAGAATGGGAACGACATGGGCGCGGAAAGCATGGATCGGATCGGCTTGCGCAGGCAGCCGAAGCAGGGTCGCAGTATCCAGAGGCTGGATCTTATCCTCGCCGCCGCCGCCAAGATCATCGCCAAGAAGGGCGTCAGCGCCATGCGTATGACGGAACTCGCGATCGCCGCCAAAGTGCCGATCGGCTCAGTTTACCAGTATTTTCCCGAGAAGGCGGCGATCGTCAAAGCCCTGTTCGACCAGCACGCTTCGGCGATCCAGGCGAAGACGGCGGCGATGTTCAGCGATGTGCAGTCACTCGACCAGGCCCTCGATCGCGTCTGCGCCACCATCGACTGGTATTACGAATCCTATCGCGACGATCCCGTCTATCGCGGCGTCTGGATGGGAACCGAGACCGATCAGGATCTGCTTCGGCTAAATATCGAGCATAGTGGCCGCGTCGCCGGCATCTTCCATGACGCCGTGCGCAGGCTGGCTCCCGACCTTTGCGACGAGGAAATGTTCGCGCGCACTTACCTTTTCAGCCACCTGATCGGCGCCGTCATTCGGCTTGCCGCGGTCAGCGAAGAGACCATAGCGCGGCGCATGCTCGGCGAGTGGAAACGCGTCATCCGCGCCTCCCTTTTCGCCACGGCCGCGCCGAGCGCGGCTTAACCCTTTACCAGCTCGGCACCATGTTGGCGGCCTTCGGCCGCGGATAAAGCCGCGCCTGAGCCGATTTGACATCCGCATCCAGACCATCATCGACGACGGCCGGCGTGATGTTGTCGAGGCAGGCAGTGATATGCGCCGTGATTGCATTCATCAGCGACAGCGAGACGCCTGGCCGCTTCATGATCCCGATCTGCACCGGCGGCAGCGCCGGGAAACCGTCGGCCTGGCTCAGCACCTTCATGCCCGTCCGCAGCGCCGATTCCGGCATGACCGAGACCGCCATGCCGGCCAGCACCGCCGCAGCGACGACGGTGCAGGACCAGCTGGTGAACAGGATCTGGTGCTCGCGGCCGACGGCATCGAGCGCCGAGCAGGCGAGCTGGCGCCACTGGCAGTCGCGGCGGCCGACGGCAAGCGGCACCGGCGCGTCTTCGCGGATCGGATGGTTGGCCGAGCCGACCCAGCAGAGCGGCTCGGTTCTCACCACATCGGACATGCGCTCGCGCGGGTTGTGGGTAACGAGCGCAATGTCGAGCTCGCCCTTGTGCATGCGTTCGGCGAGATCGACCGAGGGCTCGCAGACGATGTAGAGCTCAACATTCGGATGCGTCTTGGCAAAGCGGCCGATGATTTCAGGCATATAGCGGTCGGCATAATCGTCCGGCGTGCCGATCCGCAGCGTCCCCTCCAGCCTGTTGTCGTCGAAGGCGGCGATCGCCTCATTGTTGAGGCGGATGATGCGCCGGGCGTAATTAAGCAGTTTTTCGCCCTCGACCGTCAGCCGGTTGCCGCGGCCGTCCTTGATGAACAGCTGCTTGCCGATGCGCTCTTCGAGACGGCGCATCTGCATGGAGACGGCAGATTGGGTCTTGTAGACCCTGTCGGCCGCCTTGGTGAAGCTGCCGGAATCGACGATGGCAATGAAGGTCTGCAACTGGTCGAGATCAAGAGGCGCGGACATGGGTTCCACCTATAAAGATAGCTGATGATAATCATTAGAAACATTCGTTGGACTGATCAATAGGTCTTTGGCATCTTCGAGATGCAAATCAAGAAAGTGATGGACAGACACTCTGCCTGTCCGAGCCGAATTCAGCCTGCTCCTTCCCGCACGACCTCGTGGGAGGGGTGGGTTGTTGCGTGCCCCGAAAGAAAGGAGAGTTCGATGCACATGACAGACCGGACACTAGAACTCGACTGCGGCAAGCTTACCCCGACGTTTTGGCAGCGTCTGGCGGCAGGCCTCGCACCGTTGACCTTCCTCTTTCGCGTGTTCCGCAATCGCATGGAGATCAACGCGCTGCATGACCTGAACGATACGCAGCTGAGGGACATCGGCCTCACGAGGGCCGATCTGACCTCCGCGTTCCTGGCCTCGACGTTTTTCGAGGACCCGTCGGAACATCTGACGCGTTCGGCGCGCAATCGCTGGCGCCTGCAGCTTTTCCGCTTCCACGAAGAGTAGGAGCGCGAGTTTCCCCGCAGGGTGATAGCCAATAGCCCTGCCGCTTGACCCGGTGATCGGCTTTCCCAAGCCATCACCGGGTTTTTTATGTCTTGGTTTCCGGAGAAGGCTTCGGCCGGTAGGTTTCGAAGATTGCTTCCAGGTTCCTCTGGTAGCTCTTCTGCACTTCGAGTCCGCTGTCGAACATGGCGTTCAGCATCTCGGTGTAGCTCTCGGCATTGGTCTTCGCCTCTTCCGTCGGCGCCTCCGGGGCCTTGGCTGCCGGTTGTTTGCCCGCCGGCTGCTGGCCGAGCCCGGCCATCATCTCCTGGAAAGCCTTGGCAAAGGGATTGTCGAGGAACGGGTTGGGGGCAGGCGCCGGTTCCTGTTTCGGCATCGAGAACATCAGCTGCATC from Rhizobium lentis carries:
- the guaB gene encoding IMP dehydrogenase — encoded protein: MARIIETATGADALTFDDVLLQPGHSEVMPGQTNIATRIARDFDLNIPILSSAMDTVTESRLAIAMAQAGGLGVIHRNLTPIEQAEEVRQVKKFESGMVVNPVTIGPEAKLAEALGLMKSHGISGIPVVEKSGRLVGILTNRDVRFASDPEQKIHELMTKDNLVTVKESVDQQEAKRLLHSHRIEKLLVVDGEGRCVGLITVKDIEKSQLNPNASKDAQGRLRAAAAISVGDDGFERAERLIEAGVDLLVVDTAHGHSQRVLDAVTRVKKLSNSVRIMAGNVATYDGTRALIDAGADAVKVGIGPGSICTTRIVAGVGVPQLAAIMSAVQAAQDQDVPVIADGGIKFSGDLAKAIAAGASAVMIGSLLAGTDESPGEVYLYQGRSFKAYRGMGSVGAMARGSADRYFQAEVRDTLKLVPEGIEGQVPYKGPVSAVVHQLAGGLKAAMGYVGGKDIKDFQERATFVRISGAGLRESHAHDVTITRESPNYPGAGL
- a CDS encoding LysR substrate-binding domain-containing protein — encoded protein: MSAPLDLDQLQTFIAIVDSGSFTKAADRVYKTQSAVSMQMRRLEERIGKQLFIKDGRGNRLTVEGEKLLNYARRIIRLNNEAIAAFDDNRLEGTLRIGTPDDYADRYMPEIIGRFAKTHPNVELYIVCEPSVDLAERMHKGELDIALVTHNPRERMSDVVRTEPLCWVGSANHPIREDAPVPLAVGRRDCQWRQLACSALDAVGREHQILFTSWSCTVVAAAVLAGMAVSVMPESALRTGMKVLSQADGFPALPPVQIGIMKRPGVSLSLMNAITAHITACLDNITPAVVDDGLDADVKSAQARLYPRPKAANMVPSW
- a CDS encoding MAPEG family protein — its product is MTGYEIFWPLLAHAALVYGLYALLSLRRAKMIRAGKIARSEYRENRAEPVESLVVKNALANQFELPVLFHVCCILLYITQADNIITVGLAWIFVALRYAHAAVHVTSNEMRYRSPLFAAGYLVLATMWVWLAVWMAMD
- a CDS encoding DUF1127 domain-containing protein; the protein is MHMTDRTLELDCGKLTPTFWQRLAAGLAPLTFLFRVFRNRMEINALHDLNDTQLRDIGLTRADLTSAFLASTFFEDPSEHLTRSARNRWRLQLFRFHEE
- a CDS encoding TetR family transcriptional regulator → MGAESMDRIGLRRQPKQGRSIQRLDLILAAAAKIIAKKGVSAMRMTELAIAAKVPIGSVYQYFPEKAAIVKALFDQHASAIQAKTAAMFSDVQSLDQALDRVCATIDWYYESYRDDPVYRGVWMGTETDQDLLRLNIEHSGRVAGIFHDAVRRLAPDLCDEEMFARTYLFSHLIGAVIRLAAVSEETIARRMLGEWKRVIRASLFATAAPSAA